A window of Streptomyces armeniacus contains these coding sequences:
- a CDS encoding carbon-nitrogen hydrolase family protein, whose product MPPLRTALSQGPAGVPGSAEAGLDALDRAARRAAAAGARLLVTPELSLTGYALGDRLPERAEAADGPSAHAVARIAAAHGVAIAYGYPERADGLLYNSARLIAPDGAPLANYRKTHLYGGYETEHFTPGAELVVQARLDGIRVGLLICYDVEFPEAVRAHALAGTDLLLVPTALMRPYENVARTVVPARAWESQLYIAYANRCGREGEFTFTGLSCLAAPDGTVRARAGTGDDLITADADPARLAASRAENPYLADRRPELYSTLHAHPHPHPEPHAPLQGEPRR is encoded by the coding sequence ATGCCGCCGCTGCGCACCGCGCTGTCCCAGGGCCCCGCAGGCGTGCCCGGCTCCGCCGAGGCGGGCCTCGACGCCCTCGACCGCGCCGCCCGCCGCGCCGCCGCCGCCGGAGCGCGGCTGCTGGTCACCCCTGAGCTGTCGCTGACCGGCTACGCGCTGGGGGACCGGCTGCCCGAGCGCGCCGAGGCCGCGGACGGCCCGTCCGCGCACGCCGTCGCCCGTATCGCCGCCGCACACGGTGTCGCCATCGCGTACGGCTACCCCGAGCGTGCCGACGGCCTCCTCTACAACTCCGCCCGGCTGATCGCCCCCGACGGCGCCCCGCTCGCCAACTACCGCAAGACCCACCTCTACGGCGGCTACGAGACTGAGCACTTCACCCCCGGCGCCGAACTCGTCGTCCAGGCCCGCCTGGACGGCATCCGCGTCGGCCTGCTGATCTGCTACGACGTGGAGTTCCCCGAAGCCGTACGCGCCCACGCGCTGGCAGGCACCGATCTGCTGCTGGTGCCGACCGCGCTGATGCGCCCGTACGAGAACGTCGCCCGCACCGTCGTGCCCGCCCGCGCCTGGGAGAGCCAGCTGTACATCGCGTACGCCAACCGGTGCGGCCGCGAAGGGGAGTTCACCTTCACCGGGCTGAGCTGCCTGGCGGCGCCCGACGGGACCGTACGAGCCCGCGCGGGCACCGGCGACGACCTGATCACCGCCGACGCCGACCCGGCGCGGCTGGCCGCGTCCCGCGCCGAGAACCCGTATCTCGCGGACCGCCGCCCCGAGCTGTACAGCACGCTCCACGCGCACCCGCACCCCCACCCGGAACCGCACGCCCCGCTGCAAGGAGAACCGCGCCGATGA
- a CDS encoding Lrp/AsnC family transcriptional regulator, with protein MNPLDERIVHVLAEDARRSYADIGAEVGLSAPAVKRRVDRLRAEGAITGFTVRVDPAALGWETEGYIEMYCRSNTAPDDIRRALSRYPEVASASTVTGEADAIVQIFASDMRHFERVLERIAGEPFVERTKSVLVLSPLLRRYSAGSPA; from the coding sequence CTGAACCCACTCGACGAACGCATCGTCCACGTCCTCGCCGAGGACGCCCGCCGCAGCTACGCCGACATCGGCGCCGAGGTCGGCCTGTCCGCCCCCGCGGTCAAACGGCGTGTGGACCGGCTGCGGGCGGAAGGCGCGATCACGGGGTTCACCGTACGGGTGGACCCAGCCGCGCTGGGCTGGGAGACGGAGGGGTACATCGAGATGTACTGCCGCTCCAACACCGCCCCGGACGACATACGGCGCGCCCTGTCCCGCTACCCGGAGGTGGCGTCCGCGTCCACCGTCACCGGCGAGGCGGACGCCATCGTGCAGATCTTCGCCTCCGACATGCGGCACTTCGAACGGGTGCTGGAACGCATCGCGGGCGAGCCGTTCGTCGAGCGCACCAAGTCGGTGCTGGTGCTCTCGCCGCTGCTGCGCCGCTACTCCGCGGGCTCGCCCGCCTGA
- a CDS encoding amino acid permease, which translates to MLDQGAAPSAPPPAPSSLGARLMRRKPVDVLVAEGGHGEGGSLRRTLGLWQLTMISIGATLGTGIFVVLGEAVPEAGPAVVVSFVIAGLTALFSALSYAELAGTIPVAGSSYSYAYATLGELIAWVCGWCLILEYGVSVAAVAVGWGEYLNELLDGTLGLTIPEAVAGPPGEGGIFNLPALLVVLLAMAFLLGGARESARANAVMVAVKIAALLLFCAVAFSGVRAGNYAPFMPLGMAGVSAAGATLFFSYIGFDAASTAGEEAKDAQRDLPRAIMLSLVIVTALYCLVAVAAVGALPWQRFDGSEAALAGIMHDVTGQSFWATILAFGAVVAIASVVLTVLYGQTRILFAMSRDGLMPRVLSKVHPRTGTPRANTVLVSLFCGGLAAAVPLGQLADATSIGTLFAFALVNVAVIVLRRTSPGMRRSFRVPLAPLFPAVGFGLCIWMMTSLDIVTWAVFGIWMAAGLVFYFAYGMRRSRLATAEK; encoded by the coding sequence GTGCTGGACCAGGGCGCAGCGCCATCCGCACCACCTCCCGCCCCCTCCTCCCTCGGGGCCCGGCTGATGCGGCGCAAGCCCGTCGACGTGCTGGTCGCGGAGGGCGGCCACGGCGAGGGCGGCAGCCTGCGCCGCACCCTCGGGCTCTGGCAGCTGACGATGATCAGCATCGGCGCCACCCTCGGCACCGGCATCTTCGTGGTCCTCGGCGAAGCGGTGCCGGAGGCGGGCCCCGCGGTCGTCGTGTCGTTCGTGATCGCCGGGCTCACGGCGCTGTTCTCCGCCCTGTCCTACGCCGAGCTGGCCGGCACCATCCCGGTCGCGGGCTCCTCGTACTCGTACGCCTACGCCACCCTGGGCGAGCTGATCGCCTGGGTGTGCGGCTGGTGCCTGATCCTCGAGTACGGGGTGTCGGTGGCCGCCGTCGCCGTCGGCTGGGGCGAGTACCTCAACGAGCTGCTGGACGGCACCCTCGGCCTGACCATCCCGGAGGCCGTGGCGGGCCCGCCCGGCGAGGGCGGGATCTTCAACCTGCCCGCGCTGCTGGTCGTGCTCCTCGCGATGGCCTTCCTGCTGGGCGGCGCCCGCGAGAGCGCCCGCGCCAACGCGGTGATGGTCGCCGTCAAGATCGCGGCGCTGCTCCTGTTCTGCGCCGTCGCCTTCAGCGGCGTACGCGCCGGGAACTACGCGCCGTTCATGCCCCTGGGCATGGCCGGGGTGAGCGCCGCCGGAGCCACGCTGTTCTTCTCGTACATCGGTTTCGACGCCGCCTCCACCGCTGGCGAGGAGGCGAAGGACGCGCAGCGCGACCTGCCCCGCGCGATCATGCTCTCGCTGGTCATCGTCACCGCGCTGTACTGCCTCGTCGCGGTCGCCGCGGTGGGCGCGCTGCCCTGGCAGCGGTTCGACGGCTCCGAGGCGGCCCTCGCGGGCATCATGCACGACGTCACGGGCCAGAGCTTCTGGGCCACCATCCTGGCGTTCGGCGCGGTCGTCGCCATCGCAAGCGTCGTGCTGACCGTCCTCTACGGCCAGACCCGCATCCTGTTCGCCATGTCACGCGACGGGCTCATGCCCCGCGTGCTCTCCAAGGTTCACCCCCGTACGGGCACGCCCCGCGCCAACACCGTGCTCGTCTCGCTGTTCTGCGGCGGGCTCGCGGCGGCCGTACCGCTGGGCCAGCTGGCCGACGCCACCAGCATCGGCACGCTCTTCGCGTTCGCGCTGGTGAACGTCGCGGTCATCGTGCTGCGCCGCACCAGCCCCGGCATGCGGCGCTCCTTCCGGGTGCCGCTCGCGCCGCTCTTCCCGGCGGTCGGCTTCGGCCTGTGCATCTGGATGATGACCAGCCTGGACATCGTGACCTGGGCGGTCTTCGGAATCTGGATGGCGGCCGGGCTTGTGTTCTACTTCGCGTACGGCATGCGCCGCTCCCGACTGGCCACCGCAGAGAAGTGA
- a CDS encoding class I SAM-dependent methyltransferase, producing the protein MTDTPLRETEHSGTGPGDITPDGCSVELYTRLPANGEPEIIAAAVPPGATLLELGAGAGRMTRRLLELGFQVTAVDESAPMLAHIRGARTVRSTIEGLALGERFAAVTLTSFLVNTADRALRTELLRTCARHVAPGGSVIVQCEGEWHATLEPGSAWERNGMRVRLAVREPAGDAAEEGAKRVTMEYAFEDAAWSQTFLSRHLTEGQLREALEEAGLVLDAWLTDDHTWLRAVPAAPGDPA; encoded by the coding sequence ATGACCGACACACCCCTGAGGGAAACCGAACACTCCGGCACCGGCCCCGGCGACATCACCCCGGACGGCTGCTCCGTCGAGCTGTACACACGGCTGCCCGCCAACGGCGAGCCCGAGATCATCGCGGCGGCCGTGCCCCCGGGCGCCACGCTCCTCGAACTCGGCGCGGGCGCCGGCCGGATGACCCGCCGGCTGCTGGAACTGGGCTTCCAGGTCACGGCCGTCGACGAGTCCGCCCCGATGCTCGCCCACATCCGGGGCGCCCGCACCGTACGCTCCACCATCGAAGGGCTGGCGCTGGGGGAGCGGTTCGCCGCCGTCACGCTGACCTCGTTCCTCGTCAACACCGCCGACCGCGCGCTCCGTACGGAGCTGCTGCGCACCTGTGCCCGCCATGTCGCCCCCGGCGGCAGCGTGATCGTGCAGTGCGAGGGCGAGTGGCACGCCACCCTCGAGCCCGGCTCCGCGTGGGAGCGGAACGGCATGCGGGTGCGGCTCGCCGTACGGGAACCGGCCGGTGACGCCGCGGAGGAGGGCGCCAAACGGGTCACGATGGAGTACGCCTTCGAGGACGCCGCGTGGAGCCAGACCTTCCTCTCCCGCCACCTCACCGAGGGGCAGCTGCGGGAGGCGCTGGAGGAGGCCGGGCTTGTCCTCGACGCGTGGCTGACCGACGACCACACCTGGCTGCGGGCCGTACCGGCGGCACCCGGCGACCCGGCGTGA
- a CDS encoding GuaB1 family IMP dehydrogenase-related protein, translated as MRFLNDQRPPYDLTYDDVFMVPSRSAVGSRHGVDLSAPDGTGTTIPLVVANMTAVAGRRMAETVARRGGLVAIPQDIPVEVVAEVVGWVKQRHLVYDTPITLDPHQTAADALSLLPKRAHGAGVVVRDGRPVGVVTESDLTGVDRFTQLSEVMSRDLFLLDAGTDPQEAFNQLDAAHRKLAPVVDGDGRVVGILTRRGALRATLYTPATDARGRLRIAATVGINNDVAGRAKALLEAGVDTLVVDTAHGHQERMLDALRAVRALDPQVPVVAGNIVSAAGVRDLVQAGADIVKVGVGPGAMCTTRMMTGVGRPQFSAVLECAAEARKYGKHVWADGGVRHPRDVAMALAAGASNVMIGSWFAGTYESPGDLQQASDGRLYKESYGMASARAVRNRTSEESAYDRARKALFEEGISTSRMFIDPVRPGVEDVVDSIVAGIRSACTYAGAGTLEEFAERAVVGVQSAAGYAEGKPLHNSW; from the coding sequence GTGCGTTTTCTCAATGATCAGCGGCCCCCGTACGACCTCACGTACGACGACGTCTTCATGGTGCCCAGCCGCTCCGCGGTCGGGTCCCGGCACGGCGTGGACCTGTCCGCGCCAGACGGCACCGGCACCACCATCCCGCTCGTCGTGGCGAACATGACCGCGGTCGCGGGCCGCCGGATGGCCGAGACGGTCGCCCGGCGCGGCGGACTCGTCGCCATCCCGCAGGACATCCCGGTCGAGGTCGTCGCCGAGGTGGTCGGCTGGGTCAAGCAGCGGCACCTCGTGTACGACACGCCCATCACGCTGGACCCGCACCAGACCGCCGCCGACGCCCTGTCACTGCTGCCCAAGCGGGCGCACGGCGCGGGCGTCGTCGTACGGGACGGGCGGCCCGTCGGGGTCGTGACCGAGTCCGACCTGACCGGCGTGGACCGCTTCACGCAGCTGTCCGAGGTGATGTCGCGCGACCTGTTCCTGCTCGACGCGGGCACCGACCCGCAGGAGGCGTTCAACCAGCTCGACGCCGCCCACCGCAAGCTCGCCCCCGTCGTGGACGGCGACGGCCGCGTCGTCGGCATCCTCACCCGCAGGGGCGCCCTCCGGGCCACCCTCTACACCCCGGCCACCGACGCCCGGGGGCGGCTGCGGATCGCCGCCACCGTCGGCATCAACAACGACGTCGCCGGCCGGGCCAAGGCCCTGCTGGAGGCCGGGGTCGACACCCTCGTCGTGGACACCGCGCACGGCCACCAGGAGCGGATGCTGGATGCGCTGCGCGCCGTACGCGCACTCGACCCGCAGGTTCCCGTCGTCGCGGGCAACATCGTGTCGGCCGCGGGCGTACGCGACCTCGTCCAGGCCGGCGCGGACATCGTGAAGGTCGGCGTCGGGCCCGGCGCCATGTGCACCACGCGCATGATGACCGGCGTCGGCCGCCCGCAGTTCTCCGCCGTCCTCGAATGCGCCGCCGAGGCGCGCAAGTACGGCAAGCACGTGTGGGCGGACGGCGGCGTACGGCACCCGCGCGATGTCGCGATGGCGCTCGCCGCGGGCGCCTCGAACGTGATGATCGGGTCCTGGTTCGCGGGCACCTACGAGTCGCCCGGCGACCTCCAGCAGGCGTCGGACGGCCGGCTGTACAAGGAGTCGTACGGCATGGCCTCCGCACGCGCCGTACGCAACCGCACCAGCGAGGAGTCGGCGTACGACCGGGCCCGCAAGGCGCTGTTCGAGGAGGGCATCTCCACCTCGCGGATGTTCATCGACCCGGTACGGCCCGGCGTCGAGGACGTGGTCGACTCGATCGTCGCGGGCATCCGCTCGGCGTGCACGTACGCGGGCGCGGGCACGCTCGAGGAGTTCGCGGAGCGGGCGGTCGTCGGCGTGCAGAGCGCGGCGGGCTACGCCGAGGGCAAGCCGCTGCACAACAGCTGGTAG
- a CDS encoding AMP-dependent synthetase/ligase: MREYSLPPLVDPVYEGGLADSVYETAAREPGLPQLARREEGAGGLRDGAWRPMTAAAFRNEVLALAKGLLADGIRFGEPVAVMARTSYEWTLFSYALWSVGARVVTVYPTSSPDQVRRILASSGACAIVVENEQHAMTLGSACGTLPSLRRVWQLDTGCVAKLTSAGTPVADEEVHRHRRAVTPDSTAALIYTSGTTGPPRGCVITHANLAVECDTLLKGWRQLMAEPGEQPAILAFLPMCHVYGLMVSVLCLRGGVLLGHQSDPAPEALLPALASFRPTCVFAVPYIFERIFARARRAAEEQGRLRLFEQAVRTAEQYAEAAEQRALGTGPGPGPALRVRRALADRLVYRRIRAVLGGRTRNVVSGGSTLSRELGLVFSGAGITVYDGYGLTETTAAVTAQPPERPRFGTVGRPLPGTSLHIARDGEVWVRGRTICAGYVAGAADEGPRPDGWLATGDVGYLDDGYLVITGRKKDVIVTSGGETVAPLVLEERLRAHPLVSQALVVGEDRPYIAALVTLDPDALEHWQRYGRTGRGSGYGQGNVHGRSIGEELRREIDRAVAAANSAVSRAESIRAFRILSEEFSVDNGMMTPSLKLRRGAIVRMYAAEIDELYA, encoded by the coding sequence ATGCGCGAATACAGCCTTCCTCCCCTGGTGGACCCGGTGTACGAGGGCGGCCTCGCCGACTCGGTGTACGAGACCGCCGCCCGCGAGCCCGGGCTGCCGCAGCTGGCACGGCGCGAGGAGGGTGCGGGCGGCTTACGGGACGGCGCCTGGCGCCCGATGACCGCCGCTGCCTTCCGCAACGAGGTGCTGGCGCTGGCGAAGGGCCTGCTCGCGGACGGCATACGGTTCGGCGAACCGGTCGCGGTGATGGCCCGTACGAGCTACGAGTGGACGCTGTTCAGCTACGCCCTGTGGTCCGTCGGCGCCCGGGTCGTCACCGTCTACCCCACGTCGTCCCCGGACCAGGTACGGCGCATCCTGGCCAGCTCGGGCGCGTGCGCCATCGTGGTCGAGAACGAGCAGCACGCGATGACGCTGGGCTCGGCCTGCGGCACGCTGCCGTCGCTGCGCCGGGTCTGGCAGCTGGACACGGGCTGCGTGGCGAAGCTGACCAGCGCGGGCACCCCGGTCGCGGACGAGGAGGTGCACCGGCACCGGCGGGCGGTCACGCCCGACTCGACCGCCGCCCTCATCTACACCTCGGGCACCACCGGGCCGCCCCGCGGCTGCGTCATCACGCACGCCAACCTGGCCGTGGAGTGCGACACCCTGCTCAAGGGCTGGCGGCAGCTGATGGCGGAGCCGGGCGAGCAGCCGGCCATCCTGGCGTTCCTGCCCATGTGCCACGTGTACGGGCTGATGGTGTCGGTGCTGTGCCTGCGCGGTGGCGTCCTGCTGGGGCACCAGAGCGACCCGGCGCCGGAGGCGCTGCTGCCCGCGCTGGCGTCGTTCCGGCCGACGTGCGTGTTCGCCGTCCCGTACATCTTCGAGCGGATCTTCGCGCGCGCCCGCAGGGCGGCGGAGGAGCAGGGGCGGCTGCGGCTGTTCGAGCAGGCCGTGCGTACGGCCGAGCAGTATGCGGAGGCCGCCGAGCAGCGCGCGCTGGGCACCGGCCCCGGACCCGGCCCGGCGCTGCGCGTCCGGCGCGCGCTCGCCGACCGGCTGGTGTACCGGCGGATACGGGCGGTGCTGGGCGGCCGTACGCGCAACGTCGTCTCCGGCGGCTCGACGCTCAGCCGCGAGCTCGGGCTGGTGTTCTCCGGGGCGGGCATCACCGTCTACGACGGCTACGGGCTGACCGAGACGACCGCCGCCGTCACCGCGCAGCCGCCCGAGCGGCCCCGGTTCGGCACGGTGGGCAGGCCGCTGCCGGGCACGTCGCTGCACATCGCGCGGGACGGCGAGGTGTGGGTGCGCGGGCGCACGATCTGCGCCGGTTACGTGGCCGGCGCGGCGGACGAGGGGCCGCGGCCCGACGGCTGGCTCGCCACCGGCGACGTGGGCTACCTCGACGACGGCTATCTGGTGATCACCGGCCGCAAGAAGGACGTGATCGTCACCAGCGGCGGCGAGACCGTCGCCCCGCTGGTCCTGGAGGAGCGGCTGCGCGCGCACCCGCTGGTGTCGCAGGCGCTGGTCGTGGGCGAGGACCGGCCGTACATCGCGGCGCTGGTGACGCTGGACCCCGACGCGCTGGAGCACTGGCAGCGGTACGGCCGTACGGGCCGGGGCTCCGGGTACGGCCAGGGAAACGTACACGGGCGCTCCATCGGCGAGGAGCTGCGGCGGGAGATCGACCGCGCGGTGGCCGCCGCGAACAGCGCCGTCTCCCGGGCCGAGTCGATCCGCGCGTTCCGCATCCTGTCCGAGGAGTTCAGCGTGGACAACGGGATGATGACGCCGTCGCTGAAGCTGCGCCGGGGCGCGATCGTCCGCATGTACGCGGCGGAGATCGACGAGCTGTACGCCTGA
- a CDS encoding DUF4142 domain-containing protein, translating into MRRVIAGTPLASGRAVGTALIVVALAATVVALLLPAQMFNGNRSVAAARQGWDDDGGGTESTSYGPLTALDRDFVRKVRLAGLWELPSGRQAQERGTRKSVRTAGDHLVDGHTELDRRAVEAGRSLGISLANQPTEQQRGWLSRMDAAQGEEFDRVLVNLLRRAHGKVFGLIGIVRDRTRNSLVRSLADRANTVVLDHITVLENTGLVDFDALDDAK; encoded by the coding sequence ATGAGACGCGTCATCGCCGGCACGCCGCTGGCGTCGGGACGGGCGGTCGGCACCGCGCTGATCGTCGTCGCCCTCGCGGCCACCGTGGTCGCGCTGCTGCTCCCCGCCCAGATGTTCAACGGCAACCGCTCGGTGGCGGCGGCCCGGCAGGGCTGGGACGACGACGGCGGCGGCACGGAGAGCACCTCGTACGGGCCGCTCACCGCGCTGGACCGGGACTTCGTACGCAAGGTGCGGCTCGCCGGGCTGTGGGAACTGCCCTCGGGCCGCCAGGCCCAGGAGCGCGGCACCCGCAAGTCCGTACGGACGGCGGGCGACCACCTGGTCGACGGGCACACGGAGCTGGACCGGCGCGCCGTGGAGGCGGGCCGCTCGCTCGGGATCTCCCTGGCGAACCAGCCCACCGAGCAGCAGCGCGGCTGGCTCTCCCGGATGGACGCGGCGCAGGGCGAGGAGTTCGACCGGGTGCTCGTCAACCTGCTGCGCCGGGCGCACGGCAAGGTCTTCGGCCTGATCGGCATCGTCCGCGACCGTACGCGCAACTCGCTCGTGCGGTCGCTGGCGGACCGCGCCAACACGGTCGTTCTGGACCACATCACGGTCCTCGAGAACACCGGACTCGTGGACTTCGACGCACTGGACGACGCGAAGTGA
- a CDS encoding DUF1996 domain-containing protein: protein MREKAHKRSLRTSRTVAVVSALVLSGGGIAALAANASAGPEDDEGPPRDGRVQVRTVDCPDVGLALGRVPEGAETEVAKGLAELDKQVAGAYGQVSTDDAAPDGALRRLGEQRARTIDGIADSITRGGAQPPRGLDTMNECRMKNDVTTAQPADGDGDGDQSGNEDGGGEGDGGEQQTGPVPEDFVDITTVQPNAPAPEEGENASSGSFTTECGRNENGHFNSDNVIAAPGVANGAHHVHDYVGNVSTDAFSTDESLAAADTTCENGDLSSHYWPVLRSLNGAQDQGQEQDQQDQQDGQEQQGQEQQGQEQQGGQQEQHGGGAGHDDGNVGEVLQPASVSLKFEGSPQGDVTAMPRFLRIITGDAKAFTNGDANANASWSCEGFEDRQLRDRYPLCPEGSEVVRTFSFQSCWDGRNTDSGNHRDHVAFAAEDGSCPEGFTAVPKLVQRITYDVPRGAGAAEDTPFAVDSFPEQLHKPVTDHSDFINVMPEELMDEAVDCINEGRDCG, encoded by the coding sequence ATGAGAGAAAAGGCGCACAAACGATCACTCAGGACGAGCAGGACGGTCGCGGTCGTCTCGGCACTGGTGCTGAGCGGCGGCGGGATCGCCGCACTGGCCGCCAACGCCTCGGCGGGACCGGAGGACGACGAGGGCCCGCCGCGCGACGGCCGGGTCCAGGTCCGTACGGTCGACTGCCCCGACGTCGGCCTCGCACTCGGCCGGGTGCCCGAGGGCGCGGAGACCGAGGTCGCGAAGGGGCTGGCGGAGCTGGACAAGCAGGTGGCCGGCGCGTACGGGCAGGTGAGCACGGACGACGCCGCTCCGGACGGCGCGCTGCGGAGACTCGGCGAGCAGCGCGCCCGGACCATCGACGGCATCGCCGACAGCATCACGCGCGGGGGCGCGCAGCCTCCGCGCGGGCTGGACACGATGAACGAGTGCCGGATGAAGAACGACGTGACGACCGCTCAGCCGGCTGACGGCGACGGCGACGGGGACCAGAGCGGGAACGAGGACGGCGGCGGCGAGGGGGACGGCGGCGAGCAGCAGACCGGGCCCGTGCCCGAGGACTTCGTCGACATCACCACCGTGCAGCCGAACGCCCCGGCGCCCGAGGAGGGCGAGAACGCGTCCTCCGGCTCGTTCACCACGGAGTGCGGCCGCAACGAGAACGGGCACTTCAACTCGGACAACGTCATCGCCGCCCCCGGTGTCGCCAACGGCGCCCACCACGTGCACGACTACGTCGGGAACGTGTCCACCGACGCCTTCTCGACCGACGAGAGCCTCGCGGCGGCGGACACGACCTGCGAGAACGGTGACCTGTCCAGCCACTACTGGCCGGTGCTGCGCTCCCTCAACGGCGCCCAGGACCAAGGCCAGGAGCAGGACCAGCAGGACCAGCAAGACGGGCAGGAGCAGCAGGGCCAGGAGCAGCAGGGCCAGGAGCAGCAGGGCGGGCAGCAGGAGCAGCACGGCGGCGGCGCGGGCCACGACGACGGGAACGTCGGCGAGGTCCTCCAACCCGCCAGCGTGTCCCTGAAGTTCGAGGGCAGCCCGCAGGGCGACGTGACCGCGATGCCCCGCTTCCTGCGCATCATCACCGGCGACGCCAAGGCGTTCACGAACGGCGACGCGAACGCCAACGCCTCCTGGAGCTGCGAGGGTTTCGAGGACCGTCAGCTCCGTGACAGGTACCCGCTCTGCCCCGAGGGCAGCGAGGTCGTCCGGACGTTCTCGTTCCAGAGCTGCTGGGACGGCCGGAACACCGACAGCGGCAACCACCGCGACCATGTGGCGTTCGCCGCCGAGGACGGCTCGTGCCCGGAGGGCTTCACGGCGGTGCCGAAGCTGGTGCAGCGGATCACGTACGACGTGCCGCGCGGCGCCGGTGCCGCGGAGGACACGCCGTTCGCCGTGGACAGCTTCCCGGAGCAACTGCACAAGCCGGTGACCGACCACAGCGACTTCATCAACGTGATGCCGGAGGAGCTGATGGACGAGGCCGTGGACTGCATCAACGAGGGCCGCGACTGCGGCTGA
- a CDS encoding PucR family transcriptional regulator, translating into MCDLLNRIWARPRGEWTRVLRKELPTIADRMVDVLQQNIPGISALLEEMEREDLQWAVEQALLTALGYQRKRTGTAEEPVRTQPQAVRRVAAAVPIDRARRHLFAVLTGAAEASEVPLPELARSARWPLPDTVRAVALGSPCEAPQLAAALGNVLASPVEGELCLLLPDPATDEHAGAALETALRGRTAAVGHVVPLSDAASSVRWARRLLQLGPPRGAEHEVAFVSDHLSMLLLLQDESLARALSSRWLAPLADLTPRQSERLEVTLLAWLEGGGAPEAAKTLRVHPQTVRYRLRQIEKLFGAALRDPYTRFELEMTLRGRRLMAEMRCRPARAARRARAVTAGIRSLGVAREARVNGL; encoded by the coding sequence ATGTGCGACCTTCTTAACCGCATCTGGGCACGCCCGCGCGGCGAGTGGACGCGCGTTCTGAGAAAGGAACTCCCCACCATCGCCGACCGGATGGTGGATGTCCTGCAGCAGAATATTCCGGGTATATCCGCGCTTCTGGAGGAAATGGAGCGCGAGGACCTGCAATGGGCAGTCGAGCAGGCTCTGCTGACGGCACTCGGATACCAGCGGAAACGTACCGGAACTGCCGAGGAGCCCGTCCGTACACAGCCGCAGGCCGTACGGCGCGTCGCCGCGGCCGTGCCCATCGACCGGGCGCGCAGGCACCTCTTCGCCGTCCTCACCGGCGCCGCCGAGGCGTCCGAGGTGCCGCTGCCCGAACTGGCCAGATCCGCCCGGTGGCCGCTGCCCGACACGGTGCGCGCGGTCGCCCTCGGCTCGCCCTGCGAGGCGCCCCAGCTGGCGGCCGCCCTCGGCAACGTCCTGGCCAGCCCCGTCGAGGGTGAGCTGTGCCTGCTGCTTCCGGACCCCGCGACAGACGAGCACGCGGGCGCCGCCCTGGAGACCGCGCTGCGTGGACGTACGGCAGCGGTCGGGCACGTCGTGCCCCTCAGCGACGCCGCGTCCTCCGTACGGTGGGCGCGCCGGCTGCTCCAGCTGGGGCCGCCGCGCGGCGCCGAGCACGAGGTCGCGTTCGTCTCCGACCACCTGTCGATGCTCCTGCTGCTGCAGGACGAGTCGCTGGCGCGCGCCCTGTCCTCCCGCTGGCTCGCCCCTCTGGCGGACCTCACCCCGAGACAGAGCGAACGGCTCGAAGTCACGCTGCTCGCCTGGCTGGAGGGCGGCGGCGCCCCCGAGGCGGCGAAGACCCTGCGGGTGCACCCGCAGACGGTGCGGTACAGGCTGCGCCAGATCGAGAAGCTGTTCGGTGCGGCCTTACGGGACCCGTACACGCGCTTCGAGCTCGAAATGACCCTGCGCGGACGGCGGCTGATGGCCGAGATGCGCTGTCGCCCCGCGCGGGCGGCCCGCCGGGCCCGTGCCGTCACCGCGGGCATCCGCTCGCTGGGCGTGGCCCGCGAGGCCCGCGTCAACGGGCTGTGA